The Nocardia arthritidis genome has a window encoding:
- a CDS encoding tyrosine-type recombinase/integrase — MGWAEKLPSGRYRGVYRDKDGHKQSAGIFTTKDIARRKATAKEDEVRESPSRPVPELEWGRWLPRWQAQRTVEEGTSKIDNQRINKHLVPRWSGTLLTEITQPDVQEWVVDLSKTLAPTSVEKCYRLLSGSMKAARKAKLITESPCVDIDLPKPGPSPERHLEDEEIAALRDPLEPFDQLIVDVLLGTGMRMGEAQGLHKEHIDLKRKTISIEWAWDKAAKRMKAPKDHERRVVPIGRTLTKTLAAVIERDGLGIPAPVSYVSGRTVRSGLLLAHVDNRPFDQDNFRDRFEAASRVAWVGEGDGRRRLGKVRPNDLRHTYASRLVRAKVPIDQVQLLLGHASVRTTQRYARLGESQWPDVRKTLG, encoded by the coding sequence ATGGGGTGGGCCGAGAAGCTTCCGAGCGGCCGATATCGCGGTGTCTACCGCGATAAGGACGGCCATAAGCAGAGCGCGGGCATCTTCACAACCAAGGACATCGCCCGACGCAAAGCAACCGCGAAAGAGGACGAGGTACGTGAGAGTCCCTCGCGGCCCGTGCCAGAACTGGAGTGGGGTAGGTGGTTGCCACGCTGGCAGGCACAGCGCACGGTCGAAGAGGGCACGAGCAAGATCGACAACCAGCGCATCAACAAGCATCTGGTTCCTCGTTGGAGCGGCACGTTATTAACCGAGATCACCCAACCCGACGTCCAAGAGTGGGTTGTCGATCTCTCGAAAACCTTGGCACCAACCAGTGTCGAGAAATGCTATCGCCTACTCAGCGGCTCGATGAAGGCCGCTCGCAAGGCCAAGCTGATCACGGAGAGTCCGTGCGTTGACATCGATTTGCCGAAACCCGGCCCGTCGCCGGAGCGCCACCTCGAAGACGAAGAGATTGCGGCACTGCGTGACCCTCTAGAGCCTTTCGATCAACTGATCGTCGACGTACTCCTCGGCACTGGCATGCGGATGGGCGAAGCCCAGGGCCTCCACAAGGAACACATCGACCTCAAACGTAAGACGATCTCGATCGAGTGGGCTTGGGACAAGGCTGCCAAGCGTATGAAGGCTCCGAAGGACCATGAGCGTCGCGTCGTACCCATCGGGCGGACATTGACCAAAACCCTCGCCGCGGTCATCGAGCGGGATGGACTCGGGATCCCTGCACCGGTCTCATACGTGAGCGGTCGAACAGTCCGGAGCGGTCTCCTCCTGGCCCATGTCGACAACCGCCCTTTCGATCAAGACAACTTCAGGGACCGATTCGAGGCAGCGTCCCGAGTTGCCTGGGTCGGTGAAGGCGATGGCCGGCGAAGGCTTGGAAAGGTTCGGCCGAACGATCTCAGGCACACCTACGCGAGCCGCCTGGTGCGTGCCAAGGTGCCCATTGACCAAGTCCAGCTGCTCCTCGGACACGCCTCGGTTCGTACAACCCAGCGGTACGCCCGGCTAGGGGAGAGTCAATGGCCAGATGTGCGGAAAACGCTCGGCTGA
- a CDS encoding HD domain-containing protein, with product MTAELRRWAEQIAGRYLRELPRRWAHVQGVARRADCASNVVDDADLLIAAAWLHDVGYAPELVRTGFHPVDGAEFLTDHGVDERLCALVANHSCAHVESRRRGIALDWPDERSALRDALWWADITTSPTGDQTDFDSRIAEIRERYGPNHIVTLSITEATPELAEAVLNTESRLQVHVK from the coding sequence ATGACCGCTGAGCTTCGTCGATGGGCCGAGCAGATCGCAGGCCGGTACTTGCGGGAGTTACCCCGCCGATGGGCTCACGTGCAGGGTGTCGCCCGCCGTGCGGATTGCGCGTCCAACGTCGTTGACGACGCAGATCTCCTCATCGCCGCGGCATGGCTTCATGATGTCGGTTATGCGCCAGAGTTGGTCCGGACAGGCTTTCATCCTGTCGATGGTGCCGAGTTTCTTACGGACCATGGTGTGGATGAACGCCTGTGTGCATTAGTCGCGAACCATTCGTGTGCGCATGTCGAGTCACGACGACGAGGCATCGCGTTGGATTGGCCCGATGAGCGTTCCGCCCTTCGGGATGCTCTGTGGTGGGCAGATATAACCACTAGTCCAACCGGCGACCAAACCGACTTTGATAGTCGTATTGCCGAAATTCGTGAGCGGTATGGACCCAATCATATCGTCACATTGTCGATAACTGAGGCTACCCCGGAACTGGCTGAGGCAGTCTTGAATACCGAGTCACGTCTTCAGGTTCACGTAAAATAA
- a CDS encoding NUDIX hydrolase translates to MSRIDYYNDPGAPKANSIRVAVSAFVQDSAERVLMIRRTDNDKYSIPGGGLEAGESVADAVVREVKEETGIDVRVTKVLGVFSDPNHVIAYDDGEVLQEFSICFYAEPVGGKLRTSTESKEVDWISPDKLAKLDIHPSIMLRIQHGLANDGEPYFT, encoded by the coding sequence GTGAGTCGAATCGACTACTACAACGATCCAGGGGCACCTAAAGCCAACAGTATCAGGGTGGCGGTGAGTGCCTTTGTGCAAGATTCTGCGGAGCGAGTTCTGATGATTCGCAGGACAGACAATGACAAGTATTCCATTCCGGGTGGTGGGCTGGAGGCTGGGGAATCTGTTGCGGATGCCGTCGTCCGGGAAGTCAAAGAGGAAACTGGAATCGATGTACGAGTGACGAAGGTTCTAGGTGTGTTCTCGGATCCGAATCATGTCATCGCTTACGATGATGGAGAGGTCTTGCAGGAGTTTTCGATTTGTTTCTACGCTGAACCGGTGGGTGGCAAATTGCGCACCAGTACCGAATCAAAGGAAGTTGATTGGATTAGTCCAGATAAGCTCGCAAAGTTGGACATCCATCCTTCGATAATGCTGCGAATTCAGCATGGCTTGGCGAACGATGGCGAGCCTTATTTTACGTGA
- a CDS encoding XRE family transcriptional regulator produces MVPNDRLRDALLRSGFTPESAAEVLEVSTKTVERWITQGRVPYPRHRHAVAVLVHETEGYLWPGAVSLDRKAEIAESEVIKLYPHRNLIPVDLWTRLLDNTTERIDILVLAGLFLAEEPTLVRTVRKKTQAGVSMRLLFGDPDADEAAKRTAEERLAEGAMASRIRNALALVRPLTKFDGVELRFHSTTLYTSIFRFDDEMIVNMHVYGLPGAYAPAMHLRQLPSGDLFETYMTSFEHVWAGSKTANL; encoded by the coding sequence ATGGTGCCGAACGATCGGTTGCGAGATGCTTTGCTCCGCAGCGGGTTTACGCCCGAAAGTGCTGCGGAAGTTCTTGAAGTCAGCACGAAGACGGTGGAGCGGTGGATCACGCAAGGACGTGTGCCGTATCCACGGCACCGTCATGCGGTAGCTGTGTTGGTACACGAAACCGAGGGTTACCTCTGGCCCGGAGCCGTCTCGTTGGATCGGAAAGCTGAGATAGCAGAATCGGAGGTTATAAAGTTATATCCGCATCGCAACCTCATCCCGGTTGATCTCTGGACCAGGCTTTTGGATAACACAACGGAGCGGATAGATATCCTGGTGCTAGCTGGGTTATTCCTAGCGGAGGAACCCACGCTAGTGCGTACAGTTAGGAAGAAAACGCAAGCGGGCGTATCCATGCGGCTGTTGTTCGGCGATCCCGACGCAGACGAGGCGGCCAAACGCACAGCGGAAGAACGCTTAGCCGAGGGCGCCATGGCTTCTAGAATTAGAAATGCTCTTGCGTTAGTGCGACCGTTGACCAAATTCGATGGCGTCGAACTTCGCTTTCATTCGACAACCCTTTACACCTCGATTTTCCGGTTCGACGACGAGATGATTGTCAACATGCATGTGTATGGGCTTCCAGGTGCGTATGCACCTGCTATGCACTTACGTCAATTGCCTTCTGGGGATCTCTTCGAAACATACATGACCAGCTTTGAGCATGTTTGGGCTGGCTCCAAGACCGCGAATCTGTAG